In Hydra vulgaris chromosome 06, alternate assembly HydraT2T_AEP, a genomic segment contains:
- the LOC136081456 gene encoding uncharacterized protein LOC136081456, with protein sequence MNIMFYKVNWDEIFDKINTNQCYKYFLKIYEKACKQYIPHHFKPTSSIQNPCINIKINNLIRKKRNLWCRVRATNFKNTNLNNEYKLVNKMIKKQIKKSTLDHEINLAKDVKHNPKLFYAYAQKNQTHTKLQALKTSDNKIITDKKVIANLLNCSFQSVFVKENHDLPHFINKTMQLFECDWDQELKEDIVHNYLLELNENKSLGCDNISPYVLKHCAQGLSKPLSLILKKSIHSGEMPELWKSANITSLFKKGGKEDPLNYRPISLISIQCKIIEKIIRKKLIIYITENNLLKPEQHGFVQNKGCLSNLLETFDIITTEIEDDYPVDILFLDFAKAFDKVPHHRLIYKISNYGIKGNILNWIDFLKKKNRKQRVVMSEAVSDW encoded by the coding sequence ATGAATATCATGTTTTATAAAGTGAATTGGgatgaaatatttgataaaataaatacaaaccaatgttataaatactttttaaaaatttatgaaaaagctTGCAAACAATATATTCCTCACCACTTCAAACCCACTAGTTCTATCCAAAATCCATGCATCaacataaaaatcaataatcTAATTAGAAAAAAGCGTAATCTATGGTGCAGAGTGCGTGCTACAAACTTCAAAAATACAAACCTAAATAATGAATACAAACTagttaataaaatgattaaaaagcaaattaaaaaatctactcTTGATCATGAAATAAACTTAGCAAAAGATGTAAAACATAACCCAAAACTTTTCTATGCATATgcacaaaaaaatcaaacacaTACAAAACTACAAGCACTTAAAACTAgtgacaataaaataataacagatAAAAAAGTCATTGCTAATCTACTAAATTGTAGTTTCCAATCAGTATTTGTCAAAGAAAATCATGATCTACCACATTTCATCAATAAAACAATGCAATTATTTGAATGTGACTGGGACCAAGAACTAAAAGAAGATATTgtacataattatttattagaacttAATGAAAACAAGTCACTTGGTTGTGATAACATCAGTCCCTATGTGCTAAAGCATTGTGCACAAGGATTATCCAAACCTTTGTCATTAATACTCAAGAAATCGATTCATTCAGGAGAGATGCCAGAATTATGGAAATCTGCAAACATTacatcactttttaaaaaaggaggcAAGGAAGATCCGCTCAACTACAGACCTATCTCTTTAATATCGATACAATGTAAGATAATAgagaaaataattagaaaaaagctgataatttatataacagaaAACAATCTGTTAAAGCCTGAACAACATGGATTTGTACAAAATAAAGGATGCCTATCAAACCTTTTAGAAACTTTCGATATTATTACAACTGAAATTGAAGATGATTATCCAGTTGATATATTATTCCTAGATTTTGCAAAGGCGTTCGATAAGGTGCCCCACCATcgacttatatataaaatttctaactaTGGAATAaaaggcaatattttaaattggattgattttttaaaaaaaaagaacagaaaacaaagagtggTAATGAGTGAAGCTGTATCAGATTGGTGA